A section of the Lujinxingia vulgaris genome encodes:
- a CDS encoding imelysin family protein produces MDALNRTTLRNITAFSAAALAGMALVVGCGEDEAEFDRGAVIEGMGTGVIMPTVDALYAASQALDTAAQAFCDAPDATTLEAARDAWLAVKAPLKRSESFSFGPARVPRVQMSMNVDKWPGRGENIEAALDTEATIDEAYITGLDYRDRVFGYPAAGYLLFGAPEGAADTLAAYTDAEHLPEKRCEYLLAVTDHAAGIVAEYHNRWSPEGDGYLTQFVEAGSSDAFPSEQDAFTSITGTMLFALVQISEMKLGVPLMGNEGAPKPEDVEAPYSNTSVDHALWAFEGVERLYLGTDEAMGLSDYVQFRQAAGNVDQTVRDRIAAARSALEALDEPLAETVVNDADAVQAAIDAVDQLNQVISGEVSTLLGINPTTVEGDND; encoded by the coding sequence ATGGACGCACTGAATCGCACGACGCTTCGCAACATCACCGCTTTTTCCGCCGCAGCCCTGGCGGGCATGGCCCTCGTTGTGGGCTGTGGCGAGGATGAAGCCGAGTTCGACCGCGGCGCGGTCATCGAAGGCATGGGCACGGGCGTGATCATGCCCACGGTCGACGCGCTCTACGCCGCCTCGCAGGCGCTTGATACGGCGGCGCAGGCCTTCTGCGACGCGCCCGACGCCACCACGCTGGAAGCCGCCCGCGACGCCTGGCTGGCCGTCAAAGCACCGCTGAAGCGCTCCGAGTCCTTCTCCTTTGGCCCGGCGCGCGTGCCCCGCGTGCAGATGTCGATGAACGTCGATAAATGGCCCGGTCGCGGCGAAAACATCGAGGCCGCGCTCGACACCGAGGCGACCATCGACGAGGCCTACATCACGGGGCTGGACTACCGCGACCGTGTCTTTGGCTACCCCGCCGCGGGCTACCTGCTCTTCGGCGCGCCCGAAGGCGCCGCCGACACCCTGGCCGCCTACACCGACGCCGAGCACCTGCCCGAGAAGCGCTGCGAGTACCTGCTGGCGGTCACCGACCACGCCGCAGGTATCGTCGCCGAGTACCACAACCGCTGGTCGCCCGAGGGCGATGGCTACCTGACGCAGTTTGTGGAGGCGGGCTCCTCCGACGCCTTCCCCTCCGAGCAGGACGCGTTCACGTCCATCACCGGCACGATGCTCTTCGCGCTGGTGCAGATCTCCGAGATGAAGCTCGGTGTGCCCCTGATGGGCAACGAAGGCGCGCCGAAACCCGAAGATGTTGAGGCCCCCTACTCCAACACGTCTGTCGACCACGCGCTCTGGGCCTTTGAGGGCGTGGAGCGCCTCTACCTGGGCACCGACGAGGCGATGGGCCTGAGCGACTACGTGCAGTTCCGCCAGGCCGCCGGCAACGTCGACCAGACCGTGCGCGACCGCATCGCGGCGGCCCGCAGCGCGCTGGAAGCCCTCGATGAGCCCCTGGCCGAGACGGTCGTCAACGACGCCGACGCCGTGCAGGCGGCCATCGACGCCGTCGACCAGCTCAACCAGGTCATCAGTGGCGAGGTCTCCACGCTCCTGGGCATCAACCCCACGACCGTGGAAGGTGATAACGACTAA
- a CDS encoding TonB-dependent receptor family protein, translating into MRRIPHLLSPSFLLLAFALPTPAFAQPADADAEVSAGDAQPEASQDRKNAEEPDTSTETTSTEVTRQRARAAAINVVGEAPDDLEAVPGSAEVITREELERQRPLNANEALQMVPGVAVQDEEGMGLRQNIGIRGLNPNRSRKVLMLQDGVPISLAPYGEPEMYYAPPIENMERIEVVKGSGSILFGPQTIGGVINYITPPTPDAFSMTADLSGGTYGFGSGRFSVGDTHEGFGYLVSGMHQRFTGPRNLNLVRSDFNLKLSGNPADNQALTFSLGIYDETSASTYLGLTTPQYETNPDFNFAENDEFTLRRYAAALTHAAFLGDSAILETRFYAHNIARNWRRQDFDRTDRGFDYERIIDGQGRDITGSANAPEDGSTIFFRDSSGNRNREFNVAGVEPRLTLAWSAGALTSELQTGVRFHYEQTDEERINGEHAASSSGVISTDQERLGYALAAYALNRFMLLDERLIVSPGARLESLWTNQIFYRRPVEQEGGGTAPTDLNPAPENPNHIMALLPGVGLSFEVARPLILFAGAHRGWAPPRTKDAVTTDGDSITLEAESSWNYELGARLRANTWLSAELAAFLLDFQNQVVAPNEAGGAVAEGVVNGGESTHVGAEASVSLDAGRALGLSFGIPVMANYTYVHSEFGEGWSGALLGQTLPYAPEHQVAARVGLVHPSGLTVQADANYVGAQYTDKVESEEPSTDGLRGVIDPRFILGAQVSYTFEPLNLTVYAVAKNLLDQTYIASRSPRGIQPGLPRHIFGGLRWTH; encoded by the coding sequence ATGCGTCGTATCCCCCACCTGCTCTCCCCCTCCTTTCTTCTTCTGGCCTTCGCGCTGCCGACCCCTGCGTTTGCCCAACCCGCTGATGCCGACGCCGAGGTCAGCGCGGGCGATGCCCAGCCCGAGGCGTCGCAAGATCGCAAAAACGCTGAAGAACCCGACACCTCCACCGAGACAACGTCCACCGAGGTGACCCGCCAGCGTGCGCGCGCCGCGGCGATCAACGTGGTCGGTGAAGCCCCCGACGATCTGGAGGCGGTGCCCGGCAGCGCCGAGGTCATCACCCGCGAGGAGCTCGAGCGCCAGCGCCCGCTCAACGCCAACGAGGCCCTGCAGATGGTCCCCGGCGTGGCGGTGCAGGATGAGGAGGGCATGGGCCTGCGCCAGAACATCGGCATCCGGGGCTTAAACCCCAACCGCAGCCGCAAGGTCCTGATGCTCCAGGACGGCGTGCCCATCTCGCTCGCCCCCTATGGCGAGCCGGAGATGTATTACGCGCCGCCCATCGAGAACATGGAGCGCATTGAGGTGGTCAAGGGCTCGGGCTCGATCCTCTTCGGGCCGCAGACCATCGGCGGGGTCATCAACTACATCACGCCACCGACCCCCGACGCGTTCTCGATGACGGCCGACCTCTCGGGCGGCACCTACGGCTTTGGCTCCGGGCGCTTCTCGGTCGGCGACACCCACGAGGGTTTTGGCTACCTGGTCAGCGGCATGCACCAGCGCTTTACCGGCCCGCGCAACCTCAACCTGGTGCGCAGCGACTTTAACCTGAAGCTCTCCGGCAACCCGGCCGACAACCAGGCGTTGACCTTCAGCCTGGGCATCTACGACGAGACCTCCGCCTCGACCTACCTGGGGCTGACGACGCCGCAGTACGAAACCAACCCCGATTTTAACTTCGCCGAGAACGACGAGTTCACGCTGCGCCGCTACGCCGCCGCGCTCACCCACGCGGCGTTTCTGGGCGACAGCGCCATCCTGGAGACGCGTTTTTACGCCCATAACATCGCGCGCAACTGGCGCCGCCAGGACTTCGACCGCACCGACCGCGGCTTCGACTACGAGCGCATCATCGACGGTCAGGGCCGCGACATCACCGGCAGCGCCAACGCGCCCGAAGACGGCTCGACGATTTTCTTTCGCGACTCCTCCGGCAACCGCAACCGCGAGTTTAACGTGGCCGGCGTCGAGCCTCGCCTCACCCTGGCCTGGAGCGCCGGCGCGCTGACCAGCGAGCTGCAGACGGGCGTGCGTTTCCACTACGAGCAGACCGATGAGGAGCGCATCAATGGCGAGCACGCCGCCTCCTCCTCGGGCGTGATCTCCACCGATCAGGAGCGCCTGGGTTACGCGCTGGCCGCCTACGCCCTCAACCGCTTCATGCTGCTGGACGAGCGCCTCATCGTCTCCCCGGGCGCGCGCCTGGAGAGCCTGTGGACGAACCAGATCTTCTACCGCCGCCCGGTGGAGCAAGAAGGTGGCGGCACCGCGCCCACCGATCTCAACCCGGCGCCGGAGAACCCCAACCACATCATGGCGCTGCTCCCCGGCGTGGGCCTCTCCTTTGAAGTGGCGCGCCCGCTGATCCTCTTTGCCGGCGCGCACCGCGGCTGGGCCCCGCCCCGCACCAAAGACGCGGTGACCACCGACGGCGACTCCATCACGCTGGAGGCCGAGTCCTCCTGGAACTACGAGCTGGGCGCGCGTCTGCGTGCCAACACCTGGTTGTCGGCCGAGCTGGCCGCGTTCCTCCTCGACTTCCAGAACCAGGTCGTCGCCCCCAACGAGGCCGGCGGCGCGGTGGCCGAGGGCGTGGTCAACGGCGGCGAGTCGACGCATGTGGGGGCCGAGGCCAGCGTGAGCCTGGATGCGGGCCGCGCGCTGGGCCTGAGCTTTGGCATCCCGGTGATGGCCAACTACACCTACGTGCACAGCGAGTTCGGTGAGGGCTGGAGCGGCGCCCTTTTAGGCCAGACGCTCCCCTACGCTCCCGAGCATCAGGTGGCCGCCCGCGTGGGCCTGGTGCATCCCTCGGGCCTCACCGTGCAGGCCGACGCCAACTACGTCGGCGCGCAGTACACCGACAAGGTCGAATCCGAGGAGCCCTCCACCGACGGGCTTCGCGGCGTGATCGACCCGCGCTTTATCCTGGGCGCTCAGGTCTCCTACACCTTTGAGCCTTTGAACCTGACGGTCTACGCCGTCGCCAAGAACCTGCTGGACCAAACCTACATCGCTTCGCGCTCGCCACGGGGCATTCAGCCCGGCTTGCCTCGACACATCTTTGGAGGACTTCGATGGACGCACTGA
- a CDS encoding DUF7282 domain-containing protein: MPQRLLFIALLLAIAACGSPEDDAPEHTHDTDADIETDAGTDASSDTDTDTPDADAEPEDLLEVERQVLTEVRDEVSIAQVRASQPGWVAIYELDDPGDLSSSGELLASVEVEAGDRQDVAVSLPRELEDGEWLLARLHRDAPHDGVFGYDAGAETPDDPPALNAYGEPVVAAILVRVPTAGLQVTDQTLEFSTRVTIASVSSDRPALLAILDADEVAIAVAPLTPGLFEMLPLTLSRPITTPGETLRVRLFEDVDEDGELDEAVDTLQTDAGGAPLDLSFEATHADPADPAPAVRFEMASLGTTAYLFESAEPAEFTDAISDTEAWNPTVTLKRGWRYEINNQGINVHPFDLLDLAAQRRDDVLLASQGRGLDPAPESDPRVAWIDDGPLMRFTVAGELLGEDGTPGTPNTPTLSGYRCAVTGHADMRGAFVIED, from the coding sequence ATGCCGCAACGTCTTCTCTTCATCGCCCTCCTCCTCGCCATCGCCGCCTGTGGCTCGCCGGAAGACGACGCCCCGGAGCATACCCACGACACGGATGCGGACATCGAGACTGACGCCGGCACCGACGCGAGCAGCGACACCGACACCGACACTCCCGACGCCGACGCCGAGCCCGAGGATCTTCTGGAGGTGGAGCGCCAGGTGCTCACCGAGGTGCGCGATGAGGTGAGCATCGCGCAGGTTCGTGCCTCCCAGCCCGGCTGGGTCGCCATCTACGAGCTCGACGATCCGGGCGATCTGAGCAGCAGCGGCGAACTGCTGGCGAGCGTCGAGGTGGAGGCCGGCGATCGTCAGGATGTGGCGGTGAGCCTGCCCCGCGAGCTTGAGGACGGGGAGTGGCTGCTGGCCCGGCTGCACCGCGACGCCCCCCACGACGGCGTCTTTGGCTACGATGCCGGCGCGGAGACCCCCGACGATCCGCCGGCGTTGAACGCCTATGGCGAGCCCGTCGTCGCGGCGATTCTGGTTCGCGTTCCCACCGCCGGGTTGCAGGTCACCGACCAGACGCTGGAGTTCTCCACCCGCGTCACCATCGCCTCGGTGAGCAGCGATCGCCCCGCACTCCTCGCCATCCTCGACGCCGACGAGGTTGCGATCGCCGTCGCGCCGCTGACACCCGGGCTTTTTGAAATGCTGCCCCTCACCTTAAGCCGCCCCATCACCACCCCGGGCGAAACGCTGCGGGTTCGCCTCTTTGAAGACGTCGATGAGGATGGCGAGCTTGATGAGGCCGTCGACACGCTGCAGACCGACGCCGGCGGCGCGCCCCTCGACCTTAGCTTTGAGGCCACCCACGCCGATCCGGCCGACCCGGCCCCGGCGGTGCGCTTTGAGATGGCCTCGCTCGGCACCACCGCCTACCTCTTTGAGAGCGCCGAGCCCGCGGAGTTCACCGACGCCATCAGCGACACGGAGGCCTGGAACCCCACCGTGACGCTCAAGCGGGGCTGGCGCTACGAGATCAACAACCAGGGCATCAACGTCCACCCCTTCGATCTTCTGGATCTGGCCGCGCAACGCCGCGACGACGTGCTCCTCGCCAGCCAGGGGCGCGGCCTCGACCCCGCCCCCGAGTCCGATCCGCGAGTCGCCTGGATCGACGATGGCCCCCTTATGCGCTTTACGGTCGCCGGCGAGCTCCTGGGTGAAGACGGCACCCCTGGCACCCCGAACACCCCGACGCTCAGCGGGTACCGCTGCGCGGTGACCGGTCACGCCGACATGCGCGGCGCCTTTGTGATCGAAGACTGA
- a CDS encoding SRPBCC family protein, with the protein MSVDVVTEILIERPLAEVAAYANNFDNAPEWYANIKSVEWVSEPPLQVGSKVAFVATFLKRRLAYTYEFVELSEQRLVMRTAEGLFPMETTYTFETTNPAQTRMTLRNCGEPSGFSKIAAPVMARAMRRANLNDLKAIKAILDAGQTS; encoded by the coding sequence ATGAGCGTCGACGTCGTGACCGAGATCCTCATCGAGCGCCCCCTGGCCGAGGTCGCCGCCTATGCCAACAATTTTGACAACGCCCCGGAGTGGTACGCCAACATCAAGAGTGTGGAGTGGGTCAGCGAGCCCCCGCTGCAGGTGGGCTCGAAGGTGGCCTTCGTGGCGACCTTCCTAAAACGCCGCCTGGCCTACACCTATGAATTCGTCGAGCTCAGCGAGCAGCGCCTGGTCATGCGCACCGCCGAGGGCCTCTTCCCTATGGAGACGACCTACACCTTCGAAACCACCAACCCCGCCCAGACGCGGATGACCCTTCGCAACTGCGGCGAACCCTCGGGCTTCTCGAAGATCGCCGCCCCTGTGATGGCGCGGGCGATGCGACGCGCTAACCTCAACGACCTCAAGGCCATCAAAGCCATTCTGGACGCGGGGCAAACCTCCTGA
- a CDS encoding SRPBCC family protein, with product MLKKIVFGFAALVVVLVVVIALQPSEFRVERSQTIEAPAPVVFAQINDFRNWEAWSPWARLDESMEVDHTGAETGEGAVYTWQGNDDVGQGRMTILESTPSEEVVIKLEFIKPFESTNTTRFVLTPAGENTEVSWIMAGDNTFMSKAFGLFFDMDAAIGADFEKGLAAMNIAAKQAAEKGETSAEDVTPAEVEAPTEAPAAEHDAGAAEDDASAEGDVP from the coding sequence ATGCTCAAGAAGATAGTTTTTGGTTTTGCCGCGCTGGTGGTGGTGCTGGTGGTGGTGATCGCGCTGCAACCCTCGGAGTTCCGCGTGGAGCGCTCGCAGACGATTGAGGCGCCGGCGCCGGTGGTGTTCGCCCAGATCAACGACTTTCGTAATTGGGAGGCCTGGTCTCCCTGGGCGCGGCTCGATGAGAGCATGGAGGTCGACCACACCGGCGCCGAGACTGGCGAGGGCGCCGTCTACACCTGGCAGGGCAACGATGATGTGGGCCAGGGGCGCATGACGATTCTGGAGAGCACGCCCTCTGAGGAGGTCGTGATCAAGCTGGAGTTCATCAAACCATTTGAGTCCACCAACACCACCCGCTTTGTGCTTACGCCGGCTGGCGAGAACACCGAGGTGAGCTGGATCATGGCCGGAGACAACACCTTTATGTCCAAAGCTTTTGGGCTCTTCTTTGATATGGACGCGGCCATCGGCGCGGATTTTGAGAAAGGGCTCGCGGCGATGAACATCGCCGCGAAGCAGGCCGCGGAGAAAGGCGAAACGTCAGCTGAAGACGTTACGCCGGCCGAAGTCGAAGCTCCGACCGAAGCGCCGGCGGCTGAGCACGACGCCGGAGCTGCCGAAGATGACGCCTCCGCCGAGGGTGATGTGCCGTGA
- a CDS encoding helix-turn-helix transcriptional regulator, which translates to MPLYWQRLSDALSALAIAPQHHPNLLAEAIAEQAACALAGHRAFLLIITRDRVLPRNLKSEPIQGWTPIHNYATGTTPMHQARIQEWMRTRVPLNDVPSSVAIARSAGLFRVLLREDLIEARAWDQTPSGEMLEMLGSGDRMIGALPCSETVEIVIGVDRAIGQPVFNHDDQLALARFMERCGPYLVRVLMSHGLLSHQAPLTPRERECYELLLDSLTEREIAEVMGLTPRSAHQYVSRIYQKLGLNSRAQLMSEWLIAGQIFEDMLPFPLHPRLAGARGLRCAEMATSTAAPV; encoded by the coding sequence ATGCCGCTCTACTGGCAACGCCTCAGCGACGCACTCAGCGCGCTGGCCATCGCTCCCCAGCACCATCCCAACCTTTTGGCCGAGGCAATCGCTGAGCAGGCCGCCTGCGCGCTGGCCGGGCACCGCGCGTTTTTGCTGATCATCACCCGCGACCGGGTGCTGCCACGCAATTTAAAGAGCGAGCCGATTCAGGGCTGGACGCCGATTCATAACTACGCCACGGGCACGACCCCGATGCATCAGGCCCGCATCCAGGAGTGGATGCGCACCCGCGTCCCGCTGAATGACGTGCCCTCCTCGGTGGCTATCGCGCGCTCCGCCGGCCTCTTCCGGGTGCTGCTTCGCGAAGATCTCATCGAAGCTCGCGCCTGGGATCAGACGCCCTCCGGTGAGATGCTGGAGATGCTGGGCTCCGGCGATCGAATGATCGGTGCGCTGCCCTGTAGCGAGACGGTAGAGATCGTCATCGGCGTCGATCGGGCGATTGGCCAGCCCGTCTTCAACCACGACGACCAACTCGCCCTGGCCCGCTTTATGGAGCGCTGTGGCCCCTACCTTGTACGCGTGCTCATGAGCCACGGGCTGCTCTCGCACCAGGCCCCGCTGACCCCGCGCGAGCGCGAGTGCTACGAACTTCTGCTCGACTCGCTGACCGAACGCGAGATCGCCGAGGTCATGGGGCTGACCCCGCGCTCGGCCCACCAGTACGTCTCGCGGATCTACCAAAAACTCGGCCTGAACAGCCGCGCTCAGCTCATGAGCGAGTGGCTCATCGCCGGCCAGATTTTTGAAGATATGCTGCCCTTCCCCCTCCATCCGCGCCTGGCAGGTGCCCGGGGGCTTCGTTGCGCCGAGATGGCGACGAGCACAGCGGCTCCGGTCTGA
- a CDS encoding coproporphyrinogen III oxidase encodes MTTSQRTFPQSSRAARALELVEALQSQLATRLVAAAPNADEPAFEPISWLRDEGTHGGGTRLATADTPTFNRASVNVSCVHYDDLPEKRLGSATALSTIVHPAHPMASSMHMHISWTELKGGPGTWRIMADLNPSHPNDAQTSRFLGALRGVSTELFEEAKAQGDRYFYIPALERTRGVAHFYLEGYSSGDFEADLRLARAYGEAVIATYGALLEESLKDAPAPTEEEKHQQLDYHTLYLFQVLTLDRGTTSGLLVHSQNDVGIMGSLPAEVDRALLRSWAEKVPAPQHELVEALADALPDAHPAPVDNATRARLANIVRKHYQRHPEALALQARGDTVPPTVDNHLTPR; translated from the coding sequence ATGACAACCTCCCAACGCACCTTCCCCCAATCCTCCCGTGCCGCCCGCGCCCTGGAGCTCGTTGAAGCTCTGCAATCCCAGCTCGCCACTCGCCTGGTCGCCGCCGCGCCCAACGCCGATGAGCCGGCGTTTGAGCCCATCTCCTGGCTGCGTGATGAGGGCACTCACGGCGGCGGCACGCGGCTTGCCACCGCCGACACCCCCACCTTTAACCGCGCCTCGGTCAACGTCTCGTGTGTGCACTACGACGATCTTCCCGAAAAGCGCTTAGGCTCGGCCACCGCCCTCTCCACCATCGTGCATCCGGCCCACCCCATGGCCAGCTCCATGCATATGCATATCAGCTGGACCGAGCTCAAAGGTGGCCCGGGCACCTGGCGCATCATGGCCGACTTAAACCCCTCGCACCCCAATGACGCGCAGACCTCGCGTTTTTTGGGCGCGCTGCGCGGCGTCAGCACCGAGCTTTTTGAAGAGGCCAAGGCCCAGGGCGACCGCTACTTCTACATCCCCGCGCTGGAGCGCACCCGCGGGGTGGCCCACTTCTACCTGGAGGGCTACTCCAGCGGCGATTTTGAGGCCGACCTGCGCCTGGCCCGCGCCTATGGCGAGGCGGTGATCGCCACCTACGGCGCGCTGCTCGAAGAGAGCCTCAAAGACGCGCCGGCCCCCACCGAGGAAGAAAAACACCAGCAGCTCGACTACCACACCCTCTACCTCTTTCAGGTGCTCACCCTCGATCGCGGCACCACCAGCGGACTTCTCGTCCATAGCCAGAACGACGTGGGCATCATGGGCTCGCTGCCGGCCGAGGTCGATCGCGCGCTGCTGCGCAGCTGGGCCGAGAAAGTCCCCGCCCCCCAGCATGAGCTGGTCGAGGCGCTGGCCGACGCGCTTCCCGACGCCCACCCCGCTCCGGTCGACAACGCCACCCGCGCACGCCTGGCCAACATCGTGCGCAAGCACTACCAGCGCCACCCCGAGGCACTCGCCCTTCAGGCTCGCGGCGACACCGTGCCCCCCACGGTCGATAACCACCTCACCCCGCGCTGA
- a CDS encoding LA_2272 family surface repeat-containing protein yields the protein MRVRLASTLTLALLAAHLTSSAVARAQPAAERLELQTVSACADTDAADELRAELALRLPELNLSADAETTNADASPASWRLFWVPEGSERCVVILRTPSLEHRAQLGPEADSEAIREAASRLAWVITAARQAHGDDARARASALATESVALTRSLIETRADAEVDALFNQEAARRTARKAASLANLSALRTREVAEAASARAPARTPSPASQPPALEPPGSLRLGLLPGVSFGPPSAPLTLNLIGSHEQARGTQIGLINHTARRGSGAQIGLIASWNDGDFEGAQVASAFNYSRTIEGAQVAAVNVSDNQRGAQVGAVNIAGAIEGTQVGLINISKNANWPVGLVNIATDYPPRLFGYYALPGHIYTGLSMGGRRLRYLVQSGTALFGNSGSIGAGLGLHLPFDDRPYFADIDAVVMFADLSTASSGTHFHLRAPLGWRLAPRFALIAGPSLNIYSTTSATNRDYGSPVALVDLRQNNDLLQIWVDLMVGIVF from the coding sequence GTGCGCGTCAGGCTCGCCAGCACCCTCACCCTCGCGCTCCTCGCGGCCCACCTCACCAGCTCCGCTGTGGCGCGGGCGCAGCCTGCTGCCGAGCGTCTGGAGCTGCAGACCGTCTCGGCCTGCGCCGACACCGACGCCGCCGACGAGCTGCGCGCCGAGCTCGCGCTGCGCCTCCCCGAGCTCAACCTCTCCGCCGACGCCGAGACCACCAACGCCGACGCCTCCCCGGCGAGCTGGCGCCTCTTCTGGGTGCCCGAGGGTAGTGAGCGCTGCGTGGTGATTCTGCGCACCCCCAGCCTGGAGCACCGCGCGCAGCTTGGGCCCGAGGCTGACTCCGAGGCCATCCGCGAGGCCGCAAGCCGCCTGGCCTGGGTGATCACCGCCGCGCGCCAGGCCCACGGCGACGACGCCCGCGCTCGGGCTTCCGCCCTCGCCACCGAGAGCGTCGCGCTCACAAGGAGCCTCATAGAAACGCGCGCCGACGCGGAGGTCGATGCCCTCTTCAACCAGGAAGCCGCGCGTCGGACCGCCCGCAAAGCCGCATCCCTGGCCAACCTCTCGGCGCTGCGAACCCGGGAGGTGGCCGAGGCCGCCTCCGCCCGCGCACCTGCCAGAACGCCCTCGCCAGCCTCCCAACCTCCCGCACTGGAGCCCCCCGGCTCGCTTCGCCTGGGGCTTCTCCCCGGCGTGAGTTTCGGCCCGCCGAGCGCCCCGCTGACGCTCAACCTCATCGGCAGTCATGAGCAGGCCCGGGGCACGCAGATAGGCCTCATCAACCACACCGCGCGCCGGGGCTCCGGCGCCCAGATTGGCCTCATAGCCAGCTGGAACGACGGCGACTTTGAGGGCGCCCAGGTCGCCTCGGCCTTCAACTACTCGCGCACCATCGAGGGCGCCCAGGTCGCTGCGGTCAACGTCAGCGACAACCAGCGGGGCGCCCAGGTCGGCGCCGTCAACATCGCCGGCGCCATCGAAGGCACCCAGGTCGGGCTTATAAACATCTCCAAAAACGCCAACTGGCCGGTGGGACTGGTGAACATCGCCACGGATTACCCCCCGAGGTTGTTTGGCTACTACGCGCTGCCCGGCCATATCTACACGGGATTGAGCATGGGCGGTCGCCGGCTGCGCTATCTCGTTCAAAGCGGCACGGCCCTCTTCGGCAATTCCGGCTCCATCGGCGCAGGCCTCGGGCTTCACCTGCCTTTTGACGATCGCCCTTACTTCGCCGACATCGACGCGGTGGTCATGTTTGCAGACCTCAGCACGGCCTCAAGCGGGACACACTTTCATCTGCGCGCGCCCCTGGGCTGGCGACTTGCACCGCGTTTCGCGTTGATCGCCGGCCCCTCGCTCAACATCTATTCTACGACATCGGCAACCAACCGCGACTATGGGTCGCCAGTAGCCCTTGTGGACCTGCGACAAAACAATGATCTTCTCCAGATCTGGGTCGACCTTATGGTGGGCATCGTCTTTTAG
- a CDS encoding zf-HC2 domain-containing protein: MSSSELCKKIRIDAFDLRRGELSGSDLATLDAHVEHCASCRDYVERLGDMLDEATIWDPADPVPFDADALFSRIEDTLDAPHPGVTRGDDARLGSPGESWPAAPPTGERPAHRLTPTGRIGPPPSGAFSTATSSDDDTPARRSASAAHLIIALAAALVAFLAWPLIFSGWVDEPHSPSDGVATTADDAPTASDNAATLAGGRPAPAAAEDAESAPTLELDALRLFASDDARWGISVLEQGWEIEARQGTLVLEFLPTENQTLQVRFPGAEATVVGTAFYVDADQSELGVITGEVVVREEGGEEEPVLGGSAWAEGRQRPIPPTRWASVTTHVDPESHRARQALAKEAARARASAQPTSDDLADDQAASAPNIRQASPRQTSPENSTARAPGPATLRLEAEEAMRRRNFAKAAAHYEDLLEVLGSRDRAAATVRLDLALLYYRQLNDEHRAIDHLTYFANTWPDDMAAPIAINELCRLLGDRRAQSPHCGGR; this comes from the coding sequence ATGAGCAGCAGTGAGCTCTGCAAAAAGATCCGGATCGACGCCTTCGATCTGCGCCGCGGGGAGCTCTCCGGCAGTGATCTGGCAACCCTGGACGCGCATGTGGAGCATTGCGCCAGCTGCCGCGACTACGTCGAGCGTCTGGGCGATATGCTCGACGAAGCCACGATCTGGGATCCGGCCGATCCGGTGCCTTTTGACGCCGACGCCCTCTTCTCGCGCATTGAAGACACCCTGGATGCGCCCCACCCCGGGGTAACTCGCGGCGACGACGCGCGCCTGGGCTCCCCTGGTGAGTCCTGGCCGGCCGCCCCACCCACTGGCGAGCGCCCGGCACATCGCCTTACGCCCACAGGCCGCATCGGCCCACCGCCGAGTGGCGCGTTTTCCACCGCAACCTCCAGCGACGACGACACGCCGGCGCGTCGCAGCGCCTCGGCCGCCCACCTGATCATCGCGCTGGCCGCGGCGCTCGTGGCCTTTCTGGCCTGGCCGCTGATCTTCTCGGGCTGGGTCGACGAGCCTCACTCCCCCTCCGATGGCGTCGCCACCACCGCAGACGACGCGCCCACAGCCAGCGACAACGCCGCCACACTCGCCGGGGGACGCCCCGCCCCGGCTGCGGCCGAAGACGCCGAGAGCGCCCCCACGCTGGAGCTCGACGCGCTGCGCCTCTTCGCCTCCGACGACGCCCGCTGGGGCATCTCGGTGCTGGAGCAGGGCTGGGAGATCGAGGCTCGCCAGGGCACGCTCGTGCTGGAGTTCTTGCCCACCGAAAACCAGACCCTGCAGGTGCGTTTCCCCGGCGCCGAGGCCACCGTGGTGGGCACCGCCTTTTATGTCGACGCCGACCAGTCGGAGCTCGGTGTGATCACTGGCGAGGTGGTGGTGCGGGAGGAAGGCGGCGAGGAGGAGCCGGTGCTCGGTGGCAGCGCCTGGGCCGAGGGACGCCAGCGCCCGATCCCCCCCACACGCTGGGCATCGGTGACCACCCACGTTGACCCGGAGAGCCACAGGGCCCGTCAGGCCCTGGCGAAAGAGGCCGCCCGAGCCCGCGCCAGCGCCCAGCCCACCTCCGATGATCTGGCCGACGACCAGGCCGCGTCCGCGCCCAATATCCGCCAGGCCTCCCCTCGCCAGACATCTCCAGAAAACTCCACCGCCCGCGCCCCCGGCCCGGCCACCCTGCGTCTGGAGGCCGAGGAGGCCATGCGCCGGCGCAACTTCGCAAAGGCCGCCGCTCACTACGAAGATCTCCTCGAGGTGCTCGGCTCCCGCGACCGCGCTGCGGCCACGGTGCGTCTGGATCTGGCGCTGCTCTACTACCGCCAGCTCAATGATGAGCATCGGGCCATCGACCACCTGACCTACTTTGCCAACACCTGGCCCGACGATATGGCCGCGCCCATCGCCATCAACGAGCTCTGCCGGCTCCTTGGCGATCGCCGCGCACAGAGCCCCCACTGCGGGGGACGCTGA